Genomic segment of Paenibacillus sp. FSL R5-0912:
TCAGGCCAAAGCACATCGGATGCTCGATTTCATGAACCTCAGAGGGCAGGATAAGGTCCGGACGTTATCCAAAGGGATGAACGAACGTCTCCAGCTCACGCTTGCGCTGTCGCGCCGGGCCAGACTCTACATGCTGGATGAACCAATCGGCGGTGTCGACCCTGTAGCACGGACCAAGATTCTGAATGCGCTGATGGAGTTCTATGAGGAAGACAGCAGCATTCTGATCTCTACACACCTGGTGAACGATATCGAACGAATTTTTGACGAGGTTATTTTCTTGAAAAACGGGGAGATCGTTCTCCAGCGCGAAGTGGAAGAGCTCAGACTGGAGCGCGGGAAAAGTATAGATGAGCTGTTCAGAGAGGTGTTTGCCGAATGCTGAAGCTGCTAAAATATGATCTGAGACGCAGAAGGGAACGGATCCTTGTCTTTATTGTTATTGCTCTGCTGGTTCAGCCTGCGATTTGGATATCCAGCACTAAAGTTAATGAACAACTAGTTTCGCTGAATCTGGTTATCTACTTTATACTTGCATTGGCGCTTGTATTTATAGCTGTATTCAGTTATTTCCGGAATCTGAAGTCTTACCAGCGGCGGCTTATCCCGGTTACTGCCCTGCAGACGGTCATGTCACCGTTGCTGTTTGCGCTGCTGCTAATCTTGACGGTGATCGCACTGGGCCTGGTGCATTTTAGCATTTACCAGCTTATCTACCCGCTAGACTTCCTGCCGGACAATATAGTGTCCGTTGGCTTAAGATGTTTACTGCAGTTTATGTGGTCAGCTGGTTTCATGATGATTATGGTCATGTTCTCTATTACTGTAGCATTAAGCTTACGGTTCAAGTGGAGAATATGGGTAGGGATTGTGATCCTCACACTTCTGCAGAATGGTATAGCCTATCTTGAAAAACTTATGTTTAACAGCTATTTCATTGGTCTGGACAATACCTTTAATTTTGAGGTTTACGAGAGTAATCTGCGGCCAGAAAGCGGAGTAACGATTAGATACCTTTCTACCAATCAATGGCCGCTTGTGCTCGAATTTGTAGTTGCCTTTATTCTGATCTATTCAATGGTTGTAATGGTGAAGAAAAGAATTGAAGTGTGATCGTGTAGGGAGCTGCCCTGAGCATATGTCCATTCAACAAGAAAGCAAGGCTGACGATGTCAGCCTTGCTTTCGTTTTTGTGCAAATTACAGTTACAATCCTTGAGCCCTTCTGCCGTGGGTCCAGATCTCCAGCTCCCGCAGCAGCTGTTCTTCTTCGGCTTCCTGCAGATCAAGCCTTACCCCGTACTGGAATTGTCCAAGGCCGAACATCCAGCCCCAGCGGACACTTCCTTCATACTGAAGCTTCTCTTCCGCCAGCTGGAAATGTATAATCAGCTTCGTATCACCTGCAGTAAAACGGAGGTTCAGAGAAGTACGTACCTTACAGCCGGAACGGCTAAGGTCTAGCAGGATGCCTTCCGTCAATTTACCGGCTCCGGGCCCGTTATTACTGGCCGGGATTTCAAGCCAGCAATCGATGGGCTGGTTCATAACATAACGGAACGGTTCTTTTCTGCTGGAGTCATCCATCATTTACCTCCGCGAGTTTATTTGCTATTATATCGAAACGGCTACACTTGGACAATCTCCTAAAGTAGTATATTTAAAAATAAATTATTATCCGGTATTCAGAACTTTAGAATCAATACCCATAGGAAGAGGGGTCAAAACATTATGTATCAATACCACAATGAAACCTTTCAGAATCATAACTTTGATTATGCCAATATGCAGGATGGAGAAATAAATGGTTGTACCTTTGAACACTGCTCGTTCAGAGGGGCTTCCATGGAAGAAATGACCTCCACCGGCTGCCGTTTTGTGGACTGTGATTTTACCGGTGCGCTGCTTAATGCTTCACTGCATCGAGACGGGGCTTTTACCAATTGCAAGTTTAC
This window contains:
- a CDS encoding PilZ domain-containing protein, whose translation is MDDSSRKEPFRYVMNQPIDCWLEIPASNNGPGAGKLTEGILLDLSRSGCKVRTSLNLRFTAGDTKLIIHFQLAEEKLQYEGSVRWGWMFGLGQFQYGVRLDLQEAEEEQLLRELEIWTHGRRAQGL
- a CDS encoding ABC transporter ATP-binding protein, which encodes MDELLEVQGVTKKFGSKQALRNVSFRLGAGRITGLLGSNGSGKSTLMKLIAGLAQPGSGRISVLGVPIGVESRKLVSFMPDVPVTESWMNVGDALKFQRDFYPDFDQAKAHRMLDFMNLRGQDKVRTLSKGMNERLQLTLALSRRARLYMLDEPIGGVDPVARTKILNALMEFYEEDSSILISTHLVNDIERIFDEVIFLKNGEIVLQREVEELRLERGKSIDELFREVFAEC